The stretch of DNA AAGTTAGTATGCAAATTCCTATTGCAATAGCTCCTGCCAAAACAACATAGCCCTGCTTAGAAACCGTTTGTTTTAATTTGGGTAGTAATTTTGCAGACCAAGTGTTGGTATAATCTTCTGCCTTAAAGTGAAACAAACGAACAAGACCAGCACCTATTCCTAAAATTACTAAAGGTTGAGCAACAAGCATGGTCATCTTAGTGTCTCTAAATTTGTTATACAACGGGAAATAGCTATACATTAAGTCACTAACCAAAGGAAAATGTTGCCCCCAAGCTAAAATAATAAAAAATGCTAGTGTGCTGATAATCCCCCATTTTAAAGCTCCCTGCAATAGCAATAAGGCTAAAATAAACAAAAAGCAAACAACCACACCATAATAGATAGGTCCTCCACACATCGTTTGGCTACCCCGATATTGTCGAGTATATTGCATGGCGACTTGGTTCATAAATTGGTTCACATCTTGTGCATTTGCTCGTTTGGCTGCCGCAACAATTTCTTGCTGCACTCTAGGGCTTCTAAACGCTGCCTGAGTCTCCGAACCTTCATTGCTAACAAACAATTTGCCTTGCGTTCCTCCATAAAAATTAGGAAACATTAACATGCCGATTTCAGATTTCTCTAGACTCAATCCAAAAATATAATCTTTTGCCAAACCACTTTTATGATCTACTTTTGTTAACTCTGTTGTACCACGAGTGGATTCTTGTCCATATTCATAATTGGGCCACAATGCCCCCAAATTAGATATAACGCCCAATAAAACAGCAAATACCATGGCACCTGCAAACTTATAAAAATTAGCCAACTTCTTTTCCTTGATGGCTTCATACATTAGAAATAGCCCTATAATCCCTAATGCAAAAAAGGTATAATAAGTAATCTGAACATGATTCCTAGAGAGACTATAACTGAATCCAAATGCAAAAATCATGGATCCCAATAGTGCATTTTTTTTATACGCATAAACTAATGCTCCAATCATAACAGGAGTCAGTGCCAAAACATTCATTTTTCCAGTATGCCCAGCGGCAATAAAGAGCGTATTGGATGTAAAAAAGCCCAGTATAACCGAAAGGGCTACACTCAAGACAAAACCAAGCCCCAATAAACGCAACCCTATATAACAACTAATTAGAATCATAAATAGATTCACCCATTCATTATAACCTTGAAAAAAGAGCAATGGGCGAACCACTTTACTATTAATATAGTTGGGGCTATGGCTAGCGATTATCGTTGTTGGCATTCCACCAAAAAAATTGTTGGTCCACTTAATTTGTTTTCCTGTACTCTTTTTATATTGTCTAATTTCCGTTTGCATCGCCAAAGCCTGTACATTATCGTGTTGTTGTAGCGACTTGCCATCAAATGCAACAGGCTTAAAGTACAACATAGCAACAATCAATAAAATAAGGTAGGCTCCTATATGTTTCATCCATTGCTGTAATGGCGAATCTGGACGTAGTTCTGTTTCAGCTCCTATTTTTTCTTTTTTTTCTTTACTTGCACTCATTGTTGGTCAAATGTTGTGAGAAATATCGTTTATTGTGATTCCGTTATAATCTTAATTTTTTAATGCTAATTTTACCAAACTAACCATCAAATCGTAATAGCAAAAAGCTACTTAAACTGTTGAATAAAACACTTGATTCAACACTTTATTCTCTAAACGAAAAAAAACGCTAAAGTTTTGGTATAATTACCACCCAAAATATAATTTTTTTGTGTAAACATCAAAAATCTTATTCTTTATGCAACCACATCAAATTAAATTCCCTCGTACAGCGCATTATTATACATTAGGTCACCCCTCTCCTAAGATCAAAAAATTCTTTTTAGTCTTTCATGGCTATGGGCAATTGGCCAGTCGTTTTATTCATAAGTTTGATGACTTGGGAGAAGACTGTTTGATTGTTGCGCCAGAGGGCTTTTCTCGTTTTTACTGGAATGAAGCGAAAGGAATTGTTGGGGCATCTTGGATGACCAAAGCAGATCGTTTGTCCGAAATCGAGGATTATTGTAATTATATAGAGCATCTCTATTTTCATTACAAAAACCAACTGTCTGAAGAAGTAGAAATTAATATTTTGGGGTTTTCTCAAGGAGGTGCTACTGCTCTGCGATGGATTGAGCGCAACCGTCCTCAATTTGACAACCTTATTCTATGGGGAGCAGGCTTTCCTACAGACCTAACGTATTTGCCAATGGAGAAATACTTAGCCCATAAAAAACTCTATGTTGTCTATGGGCGGCAAGATGAATACCTAAGTTCTAAACGCCTTCAAGAGCAACAAGCATTTACAAAAGCACAAAAGCTTAATTTTAAAATGATCTGGTTTGAGGGGAAACATGTAATCAATAGAACCGTTCTACAGGATCTTGTCGATCAACTTTAGCTCGTAAATTTTAATTCGTTTGATAATTTGAAGATAGGACAACAAAGCCCATCCTCAAATTATCAACGATTAAATTCAGTCTATTTAAAACTCCAGTCGTATTGATCAATCTCTAAGAGACAGGTTTTGAGCAAATCAATCCCATTCCGAATATCCGTTTTGTCTGACATTTCAATAACCTGATGTACATTTCGACAAGGAATAGAAATACAGCCTGCAATAGCACCATCTGTTCCTCTACGCTGAATACCTGCGGTATCGGTCCCACCTCCAGTCAACACCTCTGGCTGCCATTTAATGTCGTGTTTATCAGCAGTTGCTTTCATAAAGTTCACCATTCT from Aureispira anguillae encodes:
- a CDS encoding YfhO family protein; this translates as MSASKEKKEKIGAETELRPDSPLQQWMKHIGAYLILLIVAMLYFKPVAFDGKSLQQHDNVQALAMQTEIRQYKKSTGKQIKWTNNFFGGMPTTIIASHSPNYINSKVVRPLLFFQGYNEWVNLFMILISCYIGLRLLGLGFVLSVALSVILGFFTSNTLFIAAGHTGKMNVLALTPVMIGALVYAYKKNALLGSMIFAFGFSYSLSRNHVQITYYTFFALGIIGLFLMYEAIKEKKLANFYKFAGAMVFAVLLGVISNLGALWPNYEYGQESTRGTTELTKVDHKSGLAKDYIFGLSLEKSEIGMLMFPNFYGGTQGKLFVSNEGSETQAAFRSPRVQQEIVAAAKRANAQDVNQFMNQVAMQYTRQYRGSQTMCGGPIYYGVVVCFLFILALLLLQGALKWGIISTLAFFIILAWGQHFPLVSDLMYSYFPLYNKFRDTKMTMLVAQPLVILGIGAGLVRLFHFKAEDYTNTWSAKLLPKLKQTVSKQGYVVLAGAIAIGICILTYLYLSVTPLSAPKDAELAVISPSLVAALELDRAALAKADISKALIFIIIAMGLLLLYTKSILKKEIVIVLLAVVACVDLLLVNNEYVNKDSYTDLDYIEKADKAAPTKADRDIMKDQSIYHVVDYSRGYPSQNAQACYFHKSMGGYFAAKPLLYQEFWGHYQLDNGNVALKQHSNLMNMLNVKYIILSQERFMDNPTALGNAWFVQNIDVVKNADEELAALDNLDPVLNAVVQEKYAPYVEGLNTDYVAGDKIFLKKYHPDTMIYQSETSKDRFAIFSEMYYPPSKGWNVYIDGKKVDPFVKVNYVLRGLKVPAGKHEIKMVFEPVSISIGATVGSLVSILIIGLLGGATFFAYKKTKEEHLS
- a CDS encoding alpha/beta hydrolase, with product MQPHQIKFPRTAHYYTLGHPSPKIKKFFLVFHGYGQLASRFIHKFDDLGEDCLIVAPEGFSRFYWNEAKGIVGASWMTKADRLSEIEDYCNYIEHLYFHYKNQLSEEVEINILGFSQGGATALRWIERNRPQFDNLILWGAGFPTDLTYLPMEKYLAHKKLYVVYGRQDEYLSSKRLQEQQAFTKAQKLNFKMIWFEGKHVINRTVLQDLVDQL